DNA sequence from the Coffea eugenioides isolate CCC68of chromosome 9, Ceug_1.0, whole genome shotgun sequence genome:
ttagtTGACCACAGAAAATGCAAcagtccattttatcatgaACATATATTCTGAATCTAGCAACATTAATAAATTTACTATGTAACAATTAAAATCCACTAAATAAAGTCACTCAATATTGTCTAAAAAATGTGTCACTCTCTATGAATAAAATATAATTCATATTTATAAAATAAGATACATATTCTTAAGGAGAGAGAAACcatgataaaaataataatttaaatttgtgaaaaaaagataaaactattagaaaagagagaaaaacaaaaaaagaaaatattgattaGAGAATAGTATTATACAAAAAAGAGTAAAATAacaattttctttaattttggcatGCCATTCAGGAGAGAGAAAGTACTTATTTCAATGATGATAGACACACACAGATACACaaaaaaagatatatatatatatattctataTGTATGGATACTAGTGATCAACACACACTCGATGTATGTGCaactaattaaataaaaaatatatacaaaagaaatttttctttaaagttatagtattaaaagagaaaaaattgcATGGAGTTGAGatgatttaaaaactagaaaaaaggcagaaagaaaagaggaaaaaaatagTTAATGTTCATAATTCTAAAGAGTTGTTGATAAGTATGAAGAAATTCAAAATATGAAAGATGGAAAGATTGGAGATTagttcaattttcttttttttttttgttttgttagaaAATGGGAACATTTTAtccaatgataaaactaaaaatagcAAAACATTAACTGATGGGGCACCATAAGGTGGCTCTGGCTTCATTTATATATAGTATAGGTATAGATATAGATGTTATAGTTCTTCCTTCCGTGACGCTAATTGCTTGAAAACTACTTTTGACTTTCAACTTTCGGTAATAATACACGCACTTGAAATTATTCTACCATAGATTCCCCATTTTCAACCATCTTTCATTATCAGTATATTCAATAATAGTAAACTGCAAACTGTGCTTCACATTGACATTTTGTCCTTCTATTGACGCAATAAAAAGCTTTACATCtgccacacaaaaaaaaaaaaagaatcaaaagtCTTTAACTTATTAAAACTCAATTTGTTTACCGCATGAGGGGCAGGAGCGGTCATCAGAAGGACCACTCCTGAGTTATTCATGGCTAAGATTTGGTCCAAAAAAATTGTACGGTCCAGACCATTTATTGTGTCTCGTTTTTAACAATATGTGTGGGATCcataaaaatttgttttaaagttATACATTGTGTAAATAAAGTTACGTCGTATGCAAATAAAGTTACGCACGAAACCGCTATGAACGGTTGCCCGTGATCCTTGTTTACCAAATGCATCCAATATTCTAAATCGACTATCCAATTGATAGTGATACCGTACATGTTTACTTCTCTATTTTCGAGATTTACTCTGGAATTGAAACCTTTTCTTTCCCGAAAGACTCAAAATTGGAACTTGATCCGCTGTTGACTCTCAAAATTAATTTAGCGAAGTACAATAAACTTATTCTTATAGTGGTATTGTGCATCATCATACTAATGCAATTTGACATCTATATCATACTAATTTTATTAACGACTTTTTCCTGGAGTATTACTTTGCCATTAATCACCTGcttgcttctttcttttgttaGCAAAAGAAAACATTAAATGCAAAATTTGAGGATTCCAAATTACAAAGTGTAAACCCTTTCTTCTCGTGTTTTTCACTTTGTTGAAATCAAACTTAAAGATCGATCACGGCTTCTTACATATGCACAACTACTTTAATCAATTGAAAGTTGGAGTGACCAATGATGAgcgttttatttatttatttatttattttgttaagGGGAGATTTCAAACTttataagaagaagaaaactgaAGGACTTGAAAATCGAATCAGAGATCTTGCAATAACCTGGTTAAATACCCTAACCAGCTAATTATGGAAGCAGCAAAGTGGCGAGATAATGAAGTGATCAACAACCTCCAGGTGAATGGATCATCTGGCATGTACTGTTTCCTCCGACTAGTCTGATTTATTCTAACCAAGTCATCCCAaagattatatatttttttcaactttGATATCATGTTGCAGTAGCATGTTTAACCTTACGCATACTAGATTGAAATCGTATTAAAGGATAATCTCCAGGATAAACTGAACCGTGtcccctttctttcttttttttttttatttttgtttgctttTAAGAATAGATTCCTTTTTTCCGTTTTTTTGGGTGAAAATTGCAATATGTTTTGAGCGAATTTGAACTTTGATAACTAGAAATAATCAATTCAATTTTACCTGCATCATCCACCTTTTGTAGAATATTAAGCAGCAGCAGAtaactttaaaaattcattctgtcaattttttttttttttgtggaagaATAATAAGGAATCCACAAGACAAGAAGTTAACATCACAgccaaaaaaagagaaagaagagaaaaagactAAGACCACCATAATTTGCAACTACTAGAAAGTGCCACGTGTTCTCCACTCTCTTCCAAACGCGCGTTGCTATCTCCCCCATGGCTGTGGCCACCACCACTCTCAGCTCAGCAGAGCAAACTGTTGGTCTGATTTTTGCAGCTTCGTGCTGGTCTTCTAAGTTCTATCCTCTCCATAGTTTAGTATTCTTATTCTTTTGCCCTTGATTGCGACGTCATAGATCAATGAAATGCGGACAAAATTCGCCCCAAATTCAAATGAAATTCACGTCTTTTTGAAAACTACCTCCACTCCTCAAATTTCTCATGCACTTGCCAGTTCTATATATACCACCCCTCTCCCTTCCCAGCTCCGTCTAGGCATTTATCATTAGTATTTGTATTATTAGTATTAAATTATTCGCTTTTGCTTCTCACTATAATAATTTACTAATGAAGCTAACTTGTTTTCATGATCATTGAACGCACACGCGTACGCTTTTGTTTCTAACTTGGTTCGCCGGAAAATCAAGACTCCGGCTACCAAAGATAGTTAGACTGTGTTTTTTTTGCAGCTTTGAATTGGGTTTGCAGGGAAATAAAGGAATAAAGATTTCGTTAATCTCTAAGATAAATGGCAAAGGGCAGAAGATTGACGACCAGTCGGAGTGAAAGGTTCTTAGGGAGCTACGGTTACGATCATCAAGGTCAAGAAGGGGTCAACGACGCGCCTGAGCTAGGGGAAGATGATGTCTGGTCAATGGTTGACGGGATGGTCAACAGGGACGCTCAGCTAATGAACGGTTCTCACGGAGCGTGGAGTCCAAGCGCCGGTTCGGAGAGTAATGGAAGCTTGAGTAGTTATAGGAGCCACCGGCATCCTTCGCTGGCGGACAATCAGCCTCATGTGGGGGGCTTGTCGTTGGCCTTCGAAGATGCTGGTAAGACGACGTCGTCGCACAGGATCGTCCACCAGCTTCGCGGGGGGCAGGATGGCAGCGTTTCGTCGCCACATGGACGACAGATGGCCACCTCGGCCCCAGTGAACGTACCTGATTGGTCAAAAATTTATCGAGTTGACTCAGTCGAGTCCTTGCATGACTCTGATGAAGGGGTAGACGATCAGGAGGACTCGGAGTGGGTTCCACCACACGAGTACTTGGCGCGTGAGTACGCACGCAGCCGGAAAATGGCCGCAAATTCTGTTTTTGAGGGCGTTGGTCGGACTCTCAAGGGCCGAGACCTGAGCAGGGTCCGAGATGCGGTCTGGAGTCAGACAGGGTTCGACGGCTAAAATGTCGTTTCGATCATTGCTAGATCAAAAGGCCAAGATTGATTACTGATTAGTCCGGTTGTGGATTTTCATTCGTAAAAAGTACTAAAAATTTATGACAAATTTAAAAGATCATATATTCAGTGTGTCTTGCATCAAGCAATCAAAGTGGTACACAGCGAATTCGCACTTGGCCCAAATTAGGtggcctaaaaaaaaaaaaaaagccaaaagtGGTGTAATTTTGTTTATCTTACCATATTCTCTTTGCCTTCAATGAGATCATGAATTTGTGAATCCACATTGTATACACTTCAATATAATGGAACTTGAAAGCTAGTTGTACTAGTATTAATAATGCAGGTCAATTATTTGAGCACTTCTAGAATGCACGACAGTTGAGTTAATGTAACAATCCATACATTTGCAAAAAGCAATTCTCGAGATAGACGAGGGTCCCTATTGCTAGTTTTGGGTGATGATTAATCTTGATCACCAAGAAAACATGTAAGTTtatgggtctgtttggttggaagtaaaatgttttccttgggaaaatattttccgtggaagtaattttccatgaaaatcatttccctttcatcattttcaggtgtttggttagcttattgaaaatattttcttacttcatttttctggtgtttgtttaacttttgaaatattttcacttttatctctatctttactttctacacattataactacatattTCTTctcatgcaaaataagaaaatttatctcattgtttaactttaaaaaatcttggagagatgtatatatgaataaaaaatatctccttaaacaataaacaaattgctggccatttagtgtcaaatatcaatcatatgcaatgcttattgtgacatatatcttgcactctcactgctgaaagtttttctagaaaagaatgtccctattatacataattaattactagcataggatgagcaggatgaggtttttttttttattttgaatatactggggggttgggtggtacgggggagggagtgtaaggaaaaagtcttgggttcgaatcctcctgtttacactaaaaaaaaaaaagaacatactacaagatgttttcagtaaatttggaacatactacaagcGGGATGCATgtatttcggaaaacaacttcagtaagtttggaagggaagttgttttccataagatgagtgaaaatattttacataggaaaatgttttcagtaacttttgtgcaaccaaacacgggaaattaggaaaatattttcctggaaaatattttcacccgaaacaaacggaccctataTCTCAACAAAGTGGTTAGTATTATGTAGGACTTCTTAGGGACAACTCAGTTTCAAGCACAAGATCGGTTTGACACTTTACAACCATCTTGCCCTGAAATATTTGAACATTGAACAACCGCTTCTCCATTAATCTAAAGTTTTCCCGTGTGCTAGATCGGAAATTCAAACCCTAGTTAGTGCATATAACATAGTATTtcatttcttaaaaattttagAGAGCGCAGTAATACGCTTGTCTGATCTGGTGATTCACCTCTCTTAACTCTCCGTACAAAGCTCCTTTGATCTTCCTATTTTTAGTAACGTAGATTGGTATGGGAGTAGGGTAGATTGTTGTCGTTGCTGTTGccagaaggaaaaaaaaattcaatctaAAGGTTTCAATAATTTCTGTGAGTACCTAGTGTTCGGTTACTTCAAATCTTCTGACGTGAAAATAAAATTGGAAATTAAACATGGGGTTTAGCATAAGCAATGTACTGCGGTGATGCATGTTTATTGTTTGCAAGTCACAACTGTATATGACGGGTGTACTGTGGACGTATATCCCCACCTAAAGTACCAAGTTGCCGTTAGTTGTCATCTTCGGCTATTTACCCATTTCAACTAAATTGGTATAATCTCATCAATGTAGGATATAAGTGGAAAGCTGTTAAAGTAGAATGCCAACGCAAAATCAGCTCACTGTGGTCTCTttctttaacaaaaaaaatatataaaaagtgCTTAAATTCTTCCGTTCATGTGAAAGAAAACTACGTTGATGGACAATCTGTAACAATTTCGGACTTATGATCCCGAACCATGCCCTGCTTGCGCTTGCAGTAGTAATTGCAACCAAATCCGTccaaatttttaattatcaGAAGAATAGCATAAGCAAAATTAAATTACTGCATGCAAGTTAGAGTAGCACTAGGGCTCCAATCCATTCCAGGtcccaaaaatccagaaaataGGAAAAACCAAAATGCTTTTAGTGGAAGGTGATAGATTCGGCCGTCTTGGTACAAGTGGACAAAAAATAGGGTGCTATAGAGTAGAGAAGAATGGAGCCCGGAGGCATCCCCACTCCCAAATGCTGAATAGCTTCCAGCTTACTTTTACCAGAAAGAGACACAAGTCTCTTGATTAGGCTTACGATCGCTGTGAACCAGTGGTTCCATTGCCTTCTTCCTTGTCATAAATAATAGCAATAATGATGTCGCCAAGGACTTTGTGGATATTTAGCGGGAGCCACCCTTCGAGGGATCAGGACATCCTTCGAGGGATCAAGATCAATATTTTGGCTGTGTAAATCCATCACTGATACATTCAATTTCACAGCATCCAATTGCGCAAGTGAACTTTGAGCCGAGATGACTAACAGAACAACTTCTAGCTGGTACCATTTTAACTTGGTTATACAATCCTCTGTGTCAatatacacttttttttttctttaaaagaaTCAATAGTGATCCTCCGCTTATCTTCTTGATAATTTGAATTCGTGACTTGTCAGTTACAGATAAAGCGTTTTACTAACTAAGTTACGTTTCGTTGTTGTCAGTATACTTATGGTGCCTGAAAGCCACTAAATCTAACTCAATCGAGTTGCCAAGGAGCTCCATTGATCATTGACGTATCATACTCTAAGATCAAACACCAATCCCTCCAAACaaccaagaatttttttttgccaaGACAAGTTGAAAGGGGAACTATGTCCACAGGAAACCCCAACTTAACAGGCCTCCTTTCCAAGAAGGCAAAATACTACTATTCCACAACATTCATAGAGTTGAACAGTTTGTTAAAGCTTGGGCTTCTACATGGACCTCTTTCTTTCTGAAACTAAAACCAAATCACAAAGTTGAGCACCTTGCACTCGTAGCAGCTACAGTGGGCCTTCTGTTGATCGCCCATGTCTTCACTCACTCAGTTGAAGCCCAGAGAGTTTTTGGTGGTTCATCGTGTTTCACCAAACACAAATGAAGCCCACAACAAGATAACGTTGCAGACTCCAAACCCATAGAACTAAGTCCCTCATTCTTTGATCTTTCTCAAATCTCAAATACCAtccataaaaagaaaaaaaaaaattaggaccTAGAGTTTCTCTATATTAGTTGCAGTTCGAACACCAGCTCCTGAGATGCATAAATTATATAGACATATCAACAAGTAGAAGTAGTCCATGAAATTCTTCAACTTGCTCTAGTTTGCCATGCAATATTTCTCAATTTAGTACAATAAattgttttgtgttttttttttctatagaATTGATATTTTAGAGAGTTAGCCAAGAAGTTTACTAAGCTTAGAAGCTATTAACAATAAATGTTGAAATTTTTCAATATCAACTCTTAGATAAATAAAACTGTGTGGGATATTgcaacactttttttttttttttggtttgcttTGACAAGTGAAGAATTAGTGTACGAACCATTTTGTACAAACTTCATGATCACGAGTTCCCTTAATTGGGCATCGAAAAAATTGAGCAAAGAGAGATTCCAACCTTAATAGGACAATCAAAAGACAAAGAACCCACTTAGTTAAGATAATGGATCATTTTATTCCTTCTTAATCACACTTTTATGTCATCAACTGTGGCAACTATAATTATTGGAATTGCCCAATGAATGAATGTTCCGGGTACTTATTAATCAAGGTCTTACATattattttcttataaaaattaaattgaaGGTTAATGAATGTAAGTGTCTGTATTTAAATGACAAATTTAAAACTGTATTGGAAAAGTTTATAAACATTCTGACGGACACATAAGATTTACTATGATCTTTGGTATACTAACCATACCAAAATCATGAATATAAGTTGATTTAGTTCAAAAGAATCGATCGTTTCTTTGTTTACGAAAAAACTTAGGGTAAAATACAAGAAACCCCCTTGTGATTTCGCGAAAAGACACCTTACTCCCCTATCGTTTAGAAACCTGCACATAAACACCTTAAACTTCGTTACTAAAGTGAAAATTGACCTTTAACCGGATGTGCAGGTCGAACAAGGCAGGCTGAAAACTGGACCTGTGAACATCTCCTAGGATCCAATTGAGGATCATTAAAGACCCTCGCTTCCTGCAGAACAGCACCCTTCTCGATCCCCATGAATGGAGAGTAATCCACTACAGATTAAAGAATCGAAATTACAACATCGGATTTCATTGACTGCTACACTCAGGCAAGGTTCAAACAAATTCCAAAGGCTAAAGCAGATCTGAGCCAAAATTAACCGATCTCTTCGAAATTAATGTAGTGAAGAACTAACCCAGGGCTACAAATACAAATAGTAAATAAATCCGCAGGACCAGTATTTCAACTTCTgctaattcctttttttttttttttgtctttttgctTTTTAAGTGGGCACAGGTTTTGGATAAAGTGTTTGATCCGTGTGTCTTCtggtttttaaaaatttacaaCTTCCAGATGGAATTTCATTGACTAAATTTGCTTGCCATATATGGAAATTGAACTGGTTATGTATTTTAGCAATTTTTCACCAGAGGATCCAGTCAATGACAGACATGGTAAAGCTAGAACTCAACTCTCCCGTTTCTGAACAATGAAAGGTATGTCTTCACTACTAAAGGTCGTCTCATGTTGCAGAGTGTTCTGAAGGATATTCAAACTcagaataaaaaatttgaatggAAAATCTTGCGATACCATATTCCCTCTTTCATCAATGTTGTTCCTATAGACCTGAAGCATTGGGTCTCTGTTTTAACAAGCCTCACTGCACTTTCTTCTCCTCAGATTCGAAGTCCGTAACAGCTACAATCTCTTATTTTCAATCTTCTCAAGCTTGGCAAACATTTCTTTTTGACATCTGCATTCACGTGATTATCAGCACCAATTTTCCTGACAAAGCTCGTTTCTTGTCAATCTGTATGGCAGAATCTG
Encoded proteins:
- the LOC113782881 gene encoding uncharacterized protein LOC113782881; the protein is MAKGRRLTTSRSERFLGSYGYDHQGQEGVNDAPELGEDDVWSMVDGMVNRDAQLMNGSHGAWSPSAGSESNGSLSSYRSHRHPSLADNQPHVGGLSLAFEDAGKTTSSHRIVHQLRGGQDGSVSSPHGRQMATSAPVNVPDWSKIYRVDSVESLHDSDEGVDDQEDSEWVPPHEYLAREYARSRKMAANSVFEGVGRTLKGRDLSRVRDAVWSQTGFDG